Proteins encoded by one window of Aphidius gifuensis isolate YNYX2018 linkage group LG2, ASM1490517v1, whole genome shotgun sequence:
- the LOC122849283 gene encoding uncharacterized protein LOC122849283 gives MTFAYGAFNNMSSGIFGESMEYIKNELLREHGPPSRITTNHDYRLREKIQEAWPDANVEAHFKDFCTSILHRAFNSGNILFDNDAHRILLSKLFTLAWLPANLIADTFAWLEASIPADLREVFHGLMQWFKNTYIKGLQPGVISCYRKEHLLNSLPWTIPRNLLNKINSHRAVRFSGYCPLWILYGKSLDVIASSRKDCGTLLGNDVRAKQNISMSPKISTTMVSLGDIHRLWNKLDERSITSTRFLSIACNLVREYYDTLVFQRDFERFPLVPSNLEHDHIVVNIENIQQGNPLQAIEQLNFEAYEVAIRREQADLQVTEQQQQAQQEAQQEVEQEVQQPLLINQAAANNENDDGILRCYQWKCYQCDDQHIEMICRPCNCICLCRACSDLNRDLTQNVAEVHMQCPLCMQRATNYDALFMDLTNNPDFPIDWKCQICSDRPKTHVMQVCKHLICLVCMETIRANDVRDVFVCPFCRRESGAVEAHFIMV, from the exons ATGACATTTGCATACGGGGCTTTCAACAATATGTCAAGTGGAATATTTGGGGAATCGatggaatatattaaaaacgaGTTGTTGCGAGAACATGGACCTCCATCACGTATTACAACAAACCACGATTACCGCCTACgtgaaaaaattcaagaagcTTGGCCAGATGCGAATGTTGAAGCACACTTCAAGGACTTCTGTACA AGTATACTACACCGTGCATTCAACAgtggtaatattttattcgACAATGATGCTCACCGCATATTGTTGTCAAAGCTTTTCACTTTGGCGTGGCTACCAGCAAATTTAATTGCTGATACATTTGCATGGCTAGAAGCATCTATTCCTGCTGACCTGAGAGAGGTATTTCACGGCCTCATGCAGtggtttaaaaatacatatattaagGGTTTACAGCCAGGAGTTATTTCCTGTTACAGAAAAGAACATTTATTGAATTCTTTACCCTGGACAATTCCACGAAATTTacttaacaaaataaattcacatcgTGCTGTTCGGTTCTCAGGCTATTGCCCTTTGTGGATACTTTATG GCAAATCATTAGATGTAATTGCGTCATCAAGAAAAGATTGTGGCACACTCTTGGGTAATGATGTACGAGCAAAACAGAACATATCCATGTCACCAAAGatatcaacaacaatggtTTCTCTTGGTGACATTCATAGATTATGGAACAAGCTGGATGAAAGGTCAATTACCAGCACTCGTTTTCTAAGCATTGCTTGCAATCTTGTACGAGAGTATTATGATACTCTTGTTTTCCAACGTGATTTTGAAAGGTTTCCACTTGTACCATCAAATCTTGAACATG ATCATATTGTGGTCAATATTGAAAACATTCAGCAAGGAAATCCATTGCAAGCAATCGAGCAGTTGAATTTTGAAGCTTACGAAGTTGCAATACGACGTGAACAAGCTGATCTTCAAGTCACTGAACAACAGCAACAAGCTCAACAAGAAGCTCAACAAGAAGTTGAGCAAGAAGTTCAACAACCACTTCTTATAAATCAAGCAGCtgcaaataatgaaaatgatgatg gtatattaagATGTTATCAATGGAAATGCTATCAGTGTGATGACCAACACATCGAAATGATATGCAGGCCATGCAATTGCATATGTTTATGCCGCGCTTGCTCAGATTTAAATCGAGATCTGACACAAAACGTGGCCGAAGTGCATATGCAGTGTCCTTTGTGCATGCAACGTGCCACAAACTATGATGCACTTTTCATGGACCTCACAAACAATCcag attttccAATTGACTGGAAGTGTCAAATTTGTAGTGACCGTCCAAAAACTCACGTCATGCAGGTATGCAAACATCTTATTTGCCTAGTTTGCATGGAAACTATTCGTGCAAACGACGTGAGAGATGTTTTTGTATGTCCTTTCTGTCGTCGTGAAAGTGGAGCAGTTGAGGCACATTTTATCATGGTTtga
- the LOC122850495 gene encoding dynamin-2-like: protein MANNEGMEKLIPFMDQIQDILTKHAVSVKFDLPQIVVIGDESAGKNSVLENFVGKDFLPRDNGIVTRRPLVLQLITNEYSDEEYAEFEHTKTKKFRINEVCKEIENETDKSTVGEKRKGRFCELPNRWTAEVLKLIRQKAKRRKTERTIL from the exons atGGCGAATAACGAGGGTATGGAAAAGTTGATTCCATTTATGGATCAAATTCAAGATATACTTACTAAGCACGCAGTTTCagtaaaatttgatttacCACAAATTGTGGTTATTGGTGATGAAAGTGCTGGAAAAAATTCAGTCTTGGAAAATTTTGTTGGAAA agATTTTCTTCCAAGAGACAATGGCATTGTGACACGCAGGCCACTGGTTTTACAATTAATCACAAACGAATACAGTGAtgaag aatATGCAGAGTTTGAACAcactaaaactaaaaaatttcgtATCAATGAAGTTTGTAAAGAGATTGAGAATGAAACAGACAAGTCAACAGTTGGCGAAAAACGAAAAGGACGATTTTGTGAATTGCCGAATAGATGGACGGCGGAGGTTTTGAAGCTTATTCGTCAAAAGGCGAAAAGGCGAAAAACGGAAAGGACGATTTTGTGA
- the LOC122850496 gene encoding uncharacterized protein LOC122850496 — MPKKSFALVKWTEGKYKDTYTAGMDVNCIKKFDYKKFKNDEYDPEQTFAIEWRDSVRKPLGGWLLYEAIIIAVSANINVLEKKMNIIDGFQSPDRTINNSFASDNEDNESVSPKKNLTKKMKSPSDLNLKNKIDNYKKKKTSEPSINLENDEPEKKSSIENSENDIDELEAKNKRKSSDKQYDTDELETTNKKKSSDKQYDTDKLETTNKRKSSGDHEYVTKADLKSFTVDILTQLGINPTKKKRSSNSMNEDSKNDATPKMKVLKSKDEKHQFEMSYEKWKTAKTRPSYTTMAWSLVLAAFERDTLLRSNYHGGVSKKKNNDGDNNIKLQRLNDNIISIIKETVKEKFPTKFNAVTLGSNINTRLSQLRNNTKIE; from the exons atgcCGAAAAAATCATTTGCATTGGTCAAATGGACAGAgggaaaatataaagataCTTATACAGCTGGCATGGATGTCAactgcataaaaaaatttgattataaaaaatttaaaaatgatgaatatgaTCCAGAGCAAACTTTTGCTATTGAATGGCGTGATTCAGTACGCAAACCACTTGGAGGTTGGCTACTTTATGAAGCTATTATTATAGCAGTatcag CTAACATAAatgttttggaaaaaaaaatgaatattatcgATGGATTTCAATCACCTGATCGTACAATAAACAATTCGTTTGCATCAGATAATGAGGATAATGAATCAgtatcaccaaaaaaaaacctaacAAAGAAGATGAAATCAccgag TGATttaaatcttaaaaataaaattgataattacaaaaaaaaaaaaacaagtgaaCCCTCA ATCAATTTGGAAAATGATGAACCagaaaaaaagtcaagtattgaaaattcagAGAATGACATTGATGAACttgaagcaaaaaataaaagaaagtcATCAGATAAACAATATGATACTGATGAACttgaaacaacaaataaaaaaaagtcatcaGATAAACAATATGATACTGATAAACttgaaacaacaaataaaagaaagtcATCAGGTGATCATGAATATGTTACCAAAGCAGATTTAAAAAgct ttacaGTGGATATCCTAACTCAACTTGGAATCAATcctactaaaaaaaaaaggtcatcAAATTCTATGAATGAAGATTCCAAAAATGATGCTACTCCAAAG atGAAGGTTTTGAAATCTAAAGATGAAAAACACCAATTTGAAATGTCATATGAAAAATGGAAAACTGCAAAAACTAGACCATCTTACACAACAATGGCATGGTCATTAGTTTTGGCAGCATTTGAAAGGGACACATTACTTCGTAGTAATTACCATGGaggtgtttcaaaaaaaaaaaacaatgatggagataataatattaaacttcAACGacttaatgataatattataagcATTATaaaag aaactgtaaaagaaaaatttccaaCGAAATTTAATGCTGTAACATTGGGCTCAAATATCAATACACGATTGTCACAGTTacgaaataatacaaaaattgaatag